TGCGCCGTCTGAAACAACTCTCTATCCAAGGAGTAGTTGAAGTTCACCTTGAGCTTCCTGGTGCCTGCAGCCAACTGCCAAATGAACCCAGAAGCGACAATGGGTAAGAGCCCCAACTCCAACAAGGTGCCCTGCTCCATGGCAAAGAGCGGTCTCAAGGTCGAAAATGGATCCGCCATCTGCTGAGAGGCGTCCTTCACCAACGAGTATACGGGCAATTGCGTCAACACAAAAATGATGCCTGAACCGATAGTGTAGACGACTTTTTCATCGAGACTGACGTTTTCGTCCGGGAGCTCGATTTCCGGCACCAACGCCGTGAggaacttggccaagtcaAGAAGACGGACTGGAGTTAGTAAGGAAACAAAGTGACGCTTGCAGTGGGCTTGTACATACAACTcatggtggtgaagaaagttcGTCGATGGACGAAATTCGCTCGTAGTGGTGAAGGGGTCACGTGACCTTCAGGCGAGTGGAAAAATATACAAAGGTATATGTTCTTGGGGACCATGGAGGCTggtagaagaagaaagtgaacAATTGTATTCTTTTTGGTTGCCAGATTGATATGCAGCTATCTCTTATTTTGTTGAGATACTCGTGTGTGTGGAATTGACAGCGAAGCTAGCcaaagaatggctgcgaaaagtggTCCAAACACCTCCGAATTCCAGGTTGCAGAATGCAGTGGAAGGTGAAACACCGGCCTTGAGAAAAACGATTTATAACGGCTCCGATTAGGAGTCAATTTGGAATGCGAGTGTAATAAAATGCAATTAATGTTGGCTCAATcaattttgattttgcatCACTCGCTGTTGTGTCATTTGGATGACTACAGTGGTTCTCtggaatggctgcgaaaagctAGCAAGGTGCTTAGTGGTTCTGCGTTCTTCATTTACGTACTGATGGATTTAGGAGTGGGAAGGTTATTACAAGACGGTATTGTCTTACGATCGAAGCTGAAGAATTGGGCAGAGTGATTTTCTCTTGGTCCCGGTTTCAGCGCTTGTGGATCTGTTGATGCGGGAGAGGCCAGTCAAAATCGAACCACGTTGGAAGTTCCAATAAATGAATTCTAATTCTGTTATTTTCAATTGCACCTCGACAAGTGGTGCCATAATTTGACAAGTATtaagcttttcaagaacatcCCATAGTGCTAGTGCAATGGGCATACACAGAGGAATTTGTCAATGAAATGCCACTGAAAAACATGGAAGGAAAACTGAGGTTCCAAAGAAGTGCTTCGAAGGCATCTTACTATTATACTTGTGCCTATCCAACCAATCTCAATCAGCCAATCAAACATACGTGTTTCACTGAAATAGTAAGAGAATGATTGGATGCcactaaaaaaaaagtaaggCCCACTGACTAACAAGCGACGATTTATAGGCCCCATTTTTGGAGACAATAAAAGATATCATTGGATGACTAAGATCGCAGATGGTTTGTGGCCCCCGACTACAATCGAAAAGTGCGCTGTGTCATCAACTTTCGTCTAACAGAAACTACACTCAACTTTGAATGCTCTGTTGCAATTTGTATAAACTATGGACTCATTTCGGGAATTGCCTGTCTGTTCTCTAAACTCTGAACTTTAAAGACATCTCAACGGCTGCAGCGCCCCAGTCTTCCCCGTGGTTGTGCATCTTGCCCTCGATAAGACCGGCTCTGGCCTCAGCTTGGTCTTCAGAGAGACACGTCAACACGCCAAAAATCACTGGAAGATCCAACTCAAAGTTGAGTTTCATCAATTGGTGCGTCACAGAGTCGCAGATGTATTCGAAGTGCATGGTGGAGCCCTTGATCAACACGCCAATGGGGATCACGGCGTCCAAAGGCTTGCCcaacttcttttgcttttcaacGAAAAGCTTGGTACCATAAGGCAACTCAAATGAGCCGGGCACGCTCTCCACGACGATGTTGTCTTCCTTGACGCCCAATGACTTGAGTCTTTCAATGGCACCTTTCACAAGGTTGTCGATGATTTTGGAGTTCCATCTGGCATGAAGAATACCAATGCGCAAGCCAGAGCCGTCGTATTGCTGGTCAATCTCGCCGAGTCCTTTCAcagccatttttttgtagtTTGGTggaaagaagttgaaggttATTTGAATAGGTGCAAGCTCGACGAGCAACATGTCCGAGGGTGGGTTTTCACGTGACAAGCCCAGGGGTGCCGATGAAGGCTGACCAATGATAAAATGCCTCATGCTGGCTTAACTCTCGTCAAGAGTAATTGTAGGCGACACGGGAGCGTCGTTGGGAGCAGTGCCCGAGGTGTTGACTTTCAACGACGGCTTGAAGAGCGTTCTCGTGACCAGTCTCGACCGCTCCAAGGGAGGCGTGGGCGGAGCGACCCCCTGCGCTGAGTCAATGCCCAATTTTTGCAAGTCTATGGCATCGTAGGATTTAGCTGCGCCAAGCTCTGGCAGCTTCTGGGGCTCGGGCTCCTGATAGTCGCCCTTAGCGTGTACCGAGCGGAACCTTTCCAAAGATTTGGTGACGTCGAGATCTTTGGCCTCGTGCAAGTTGTCTGACAGTTTCAGCGTCAGCAAAAGGTTCTCCTGAAGCAGAATCTTGGCTGTGGAGGGCAATTGAAGGGAGGGATTCTGGCCCGAGATGGCCTGTTGCAAGAAAGCGTGAACAAACGCCGCAGCGTCTTCGGTGGCTAAGATGATGACAATTCGATTGAGAAAAGGAAGACTCAGCCAGTGGGTGATCAAGGGCAACAAGTCGTCAAATTGATCGCCCTTGTGTGTTAGAACCGCCAACTTGACCTTGTCGCTGAGCGGAAGCGCTTCTCCCAGCTCCTTGACGAAATCGTGCTTGCTCAAATGGGAAATGATAACTGAGGTTTTCGACATGGCAAAGGCGAGGAGacacttctttttttggtgggTTTCGGTAAGTTTCTGGGCAGCTCTATGAAAACAGGTAAAAAGTAGGTGTGGCTGGAGATGTGAAAGGTAGGTAGATGTGCTTGCAGAGCGCGGAATCAGCTCAGGCGCTAAGTGAGACACTTATATATGCCAAGGCAAGAACTAAGAGACAAAAAGATaacaagcacaaaaacagggaaaaagggaaaaattcaaaatgTAGAGCCACACCAACGAAATCAATTACCTCAAATTTCCACTAGCCGCATGATggttctttctttcttgttgCCTTTGTTCCATATCTTGGCTTGCTGCGGTTGGCACTGCCTTCACTGacccacaaaaaaaaaaaaaaaaaaagagaagtcCTCAAGGGGtcttttgagaaaagtTTAAAGTGCTGGTTGAGTAATTTGATTGGACGAGGCAAGAGAATTGGAGTATATGTTCATCCCCGGCTTAATTCAACCGATGAAATGCCCGGCTCTATCAGCTGCGTCTTGGGGACTTAATGatatggctgcgaaaaatcGCACGCACTGCTAGCCTCGTTGTCCAGTCAGCACTTGACAATTACCAAATTGATGTGGAAGGCGCCTCTATCCAAAATTTGTAAAAACCTTATTGTGGATCTTTATCTTGGTACCTTAGTAACACACTCTCTCTACGATCTCATTCGCCCAGGGGAAATCTGGTGGGTTTTGGCGCTGCGCAGATTAAGTTTGCGTTTGGCTGTGTTGATGCCACTCTTGCGTACGGCAGGAGGCACAGCACAAATGTTCCAATTGCCCAATTCGCCGGTGGACATGGATGTAGTGACATTGATATGTGGATTTTGGCAAAGGCCAAGGATTCAGTAAAAGAGGGGCATCAGTTTGGAAGATAGTGGCGCAAGCTCGATGGCCCACTCATTGAAAGCGAAACCTGAAAATTCCCATGTATGTGTTCGAGTTTCACAATGGGTTGATTGGGCCTGTTTTTCAGGTCAAGCGCTATCGTTATAAGTGAGATGAAGCAGCATAACGGGTTGCTGCTCTTAGTTTTGAGAGGTGGATGTGAAGGTCTCATCTCTTAGCAGCTTCTGTAGCAACGAATTGGAAAGTCTCATAGCTAAGCAGCTTCTCTGGCCAAGCTCCTCTGGCCAAGCTCCTCTGGCCAAGCTCCCCTGGCCAAGAATTCCTGAAAGCTGCAAAAGCACAGCAGTTGTTCAATTGAAGAGGTATCTGTAATGACTCGAGGCACTGCAAATTCGTCAATTGCAGTGCTGTAGTACATAGCTGCTCGTTACTAGGGCACACCAAGCAAGCCAGAAGATCATATTACCTTGAGGACTCGGCGAAGCAACAGTTGCAGCAGGTGGcacttgatgatggaaaaCATATTTTCAGCCAAACACAAGTTTTATGGCCAACGGGATCGGCTGACGTAGAGTACACTCTGAGAGCACACGATAAAAACCGACCATATATCGACCAGGCGCTTGAATTTGCTCTCGCATAGAAATTGTCTCACTTTGGCCATCACGCTCTCATATATCGTTCAACCCTCACCCTGTCATTGATTTGAGCCGTCGCCCGCTCAGATGTATCAAACACATGGGTTCTCACCTCAACACCCACATCCACA
This DNA window, taken from Candidozyma auris chromosome 7, complete sequence, encodes the following:
- the RIB4 gene encoding lumazine synthase RIB4, producing the protein MAVKGLGEIDQQYDGSGLRIGILHARWNSKIIDNLVKGAIERLKSLGVKEDNIVVESVPGSFELPYGTKLFVEKQKKLGKPLDAVIPIGVLIKGSTMHFEYICDSVTHQLMKLNFELDLPVIFGVLTCLSEDQAEARAGLIEGKMHNHGEDWGAAAVEMSLKFRV